From Phaeodactylum tricornutum CCAP 1055/1 PHATR_bd_49x36 genomic scaffold, whole genome shotgun sequence, one genomic window encodes:
- a CDS encoding predicted protein has protein sequence MSNNELDDAENRPPVYANAAFNGRLPTITGRTVEDVGRSSRRVSAATVNLGISTDTCTAVEVGREVIFHHRLVQQVAGSDVAPAWFLPALQTALAPIQNNLTQLKDGMTQLKEDVTQLKEDVTQLKEDVTQLKDRVDQVGKETLGIKNDAIRRDNQQRRTFCRTVVCPVVIEAGGLVGIV, from the exons ATGTCGAACAACGAACTGGATGATGCGGAGAATCGTCCGCCCGTTTACGCTAACGCGGCTTTCAACGGTCGCTTGCCCACCATCACGGGTCGCACCGTGGAGGACGTAGGTCGTAGCTCGAGGCGCGTGAGCGCAGCGACTGTCAATCTGGGCATATCCACCGATACCTGCACTGCTGTCGAAGTTGGTCGGGAAGTCATCTTTCATCATCGTTTGGTGCAGCAAGTTGCGGGTTCCGACGTTGCCCCAGCTTGGTTCCTTCCGGCGTTGCAGACGGCTTTGGCacccatccaaaacaacttGACGCAGCTCAAGGATGGCATGACGCAGCTCAAAGAAGACGTGACGCAGCTCAAAGAAGACGTGACACAGCTCAAAGAAGACGTGACGCAGCTCAAGGACCGCGTAGACCAAGTTGGCAAGGAAACTCTCGGTATCAAGAACGACGCGATTCGTCGGGACAACCAGCAACGCCGCACCTTTTGTCGCACCGTTGTGTGTCCTGTTGTCATTGAAGCTGGAGGACTTGTTGGTATTG TGTGA